Proteins found in one Nitrospirota bacterium genomic segment:
- a CDS encoding alpha-2-macroglobulin → MKQTETPVPPPAPTASIEIFSPQGEVKSVRQVSARFSEQMVPFGDPRITEPFDIQCPEKGRGRWADGKNWVYDFDKDLPAGVVCEFFLKPDLKSLSNTAMSGQQKFAFTTGGPAIREAIPGEGSESISEDQIFILKLDAEATEGSILANVFCSIEGIQERVPVRLIRGEEKEKIIKEQYRLKDVPHLLVQCSQNFPNHAMVKLIWGKGITSVSGVKRSTDQILTYRTRDPFKASFRCERENAKANCMPILPMQLNFSAPVLWESAKRIVLKAQGKTYKPEKVVSYGYGEEESEGGTEGPAPAETDENTVYGVTFRGPFPENSSFSIELPKGLKDDAGRSLEKKDRFPLVVKTDAFPPLAKFSARFGIIELKGDATLPVTLRNLEPQIRTRLSKVDERKEGVVENAKEGMLDTSIKAGDAVNSILPDPMKAKGVEVVSGLKGKLKKIRMGKEEKIIEWLRKVASGRRDASILKAESEAREFSLPKPEGAKAFEVVGIPLKDPGFYVVEMESQILGASLLGYQSPLFVPTAALVTNLSAHFKWGRESSLVWVSTLDKAGPVKDADISIRDCNGREIWKGKTDLNGIASVKKQLPSESELPFCQGNINHGEAASALQGINSGLFVFAKTKNDMTFVHSNWDEGIEHWRFSLPGADYRGPIKAHTIFDRSLLRAGETVHMKHLIRKHVMSGFSQVDELPKALLIQHDGSSQRYEFPLKWDNQGIAETDWEIPRDAKLGMYEVYFLKKLSEKKREKTAIGGYEAGDESYYVPDGWVSGSFRVEEFRVPVMKAIIQPPKEPLIRAKQAEFDLYVSYLSGGGSGAIAVKMRSQVLRKFLSYPDHEDFIFANGEVKEEILRRGRYDAEDEAQRTKPKIQTRELVLEKTGSLRTTIPDLPAVRQPHDIQTELEFRDPNGEIQTVSQKIPLWPSNVNIGIKPDSWAAAKEAFKFHVVVLDIAGKPAAERDVKVDLFQKKFFSHRKRLVGGFYSYEHVSETKKIKQICEGKTDAKGLLICEVRSPVTGNVILQAKTADDLGNASVAHREVWIAGKGQWWFDVSDHDRIDLLPEKKRYEPGDTAKFQVRMPFRDATALVSVEREGIIDTYVKKLSGAAPMIEVPIKDNYAPNVFVSALIVRGRVSDIQPTAMVDLGKPAFKLGIAEINVGWKAHELNVSVTPEREVYKVREKARVQIRVKRADGKALPKNSEVAIAAVDEGLLELMPNQSWKLLDAMMGRRGYEIHTATAQMQVVGKRHYGLKALPQGGGGGKQATRELFDTLLLWKGRVKLNEKGEANVEIPLNDSLTGFRIVAVAHSGTGLFGTGRAGIRTTQDIMLLAGIPQVVREGDLYKAGFTIRNASDRKMDIEVSGVMKGYEDKVLEPLVETLGAGEAKDVAWEIKVPMGISGLNYEVSAKEKGGTAEDSLKVKQKVVEAVPVRIFQSTLAQVETFLDMDVQRPKDSVPGKGGITIALKPKIATGLGGVTWYMKQYPYTCMEQKTSKAVALRDEELWKKVIAELPAHLDGDGLVKYFPIMRSGSDSLTAYMLAISDEAGWPIPQDIKARMEDGLKGFVEGRVIRYSSLPTADLSIRKLSAIEALSRTGNAEPKMLGSIMLEPNLWPTSAVLDWTKLLVRMKDIGDRDKRLKEAEQIVRARLNFQGTTMGFSTESTDNLWWLMLSADVNAVRSVLTFLNRDAWKEDMPRLVRGALSRQYKGHWGLTTANAWGVLAMEKFSKKFEAVPLTGTTSATLDQITRKMDWTGTDEGLSLRFSWPKGKELLSIHHDGRGKPWVMLQSLAAIPLKEALSSGYKIKKTLLPIEQKNKGKWSKGDVMRVRLEIEAQSDMTWVVVQDPIPSGANILGTGLGRDSQIMTSGEKREGWVWPAFEERSFEAFRAYYEFVPKGSWTVEYTVRLNNSGTFSLPTTRAEALYAPEMFGELPNKKIEVVE, encoded by the coding sequence ATGAAGCAGACTGAAACGCCAGTACCTCCACCGGCACCGACAGCATCAATCGAGATATTTTCTCCGCAGGGAGAGGTGAAGAGTGTCAGGCAGGTCTCGGCGCGCTTCTCAGAGCAGATGGTGCCCTTCGGAGACCCGCGTATTACAGAACCCTTTGATATCCAATGTCCTGAAAAAGGAAGAGGCCGCTGGGCAGATGGGAAAAATTGGGTCTATGATTTTGATAAGGACCTGCCGGCTGGTGTTGTCTGTGAGTTCTTTCTGAAGCCCGATCTCAAAAGCCTTTCGAATACGGCCATGTCAGGCCAACAGAAATTTGCCTTCACCACCGGGGGGCCTGCGATCAGAGAAGCTATTCCTGGCGAAGGAAGCGAATCTATCAGCGAAGATCAGATCTTCATCCTGAAGCTTGATGCAGAGGCAACCGAAGGATCCATCCTTGCGAATGTCTTCTGTTCAATAGAAGGCATACAGGAGCGAGTGCCGGTAAGGCTTATCAGGGGCGAGGAAAAAGAGAAGATAATAAAAGAGCAATACCGTCTCAAGGACGTCCCTCATCTGCTGGTGCAGTGCAGCCAGAACTTTCCGAATCATGCCATGGTAAAGCTGATCTGGGGCAAGGGAATAACTTCCGTTAGCGGTGTGAAAAGATCGACAGACCAGATATTGACCTATAGGACGCGAGATCCCTTTAAGGCCTCATTCAGGTGCGAGAGAGAGAACGCAAAGGCCAACTGCATGCCGATCCTGCCGATGCAACTCAATTTCTCGGCCCCTGTTTTGTGGGAGAGCGCGAAAAGGATTGTGCTGAAAGCACAGGGCAAGACGTACAAGCCGGAAAAAGTGGTTTCTTACGGATATGGTGAAGAAGAATCCGAAGGGGGAACCGAGGGCCCGGCGCCTGCGGAGACAGATGAGAACACGGTGTATGGTGTGACATTCAGAGGACCTTTCCCTGAGAACAGCTCCTTTTCTATCGAACTGCCGAAGGGTCTGAAAGACGATGCAGGCAGGAGCCTTGAGAAAAAAGACCGCTTTCCCCTTGTTGTGAAGACCGATGCTTTTCCGCCGCTGGCAAAGTTCTCTGCGCGGTTCGGCATCATCGAACTCAAGGGAGATGCGACATTACCGGTAACACTCAGGAACCTTGAGCCTCAAATCAGGACGAGGCTCAGCAAGGTTGATGAAAGAAAAGAAGGTGTTGTTGAGAATGCCAAAGAAGGGATGCTTGATACGTCAATCAAGGCAGGAGATGCAGTAAATTCAATTCTTCCCGATCCCATGAAGGCTAAAGGCGTGGAAGTTGTTTCCGGACTGAAGGGTAAGCTGAAGAAGATCAGGATGGGAAAAGAAGAGAAGATCATCGAATGGCTCAGGAAGGTTGCATCAGGCCGCAGGGACGCATCGATCCTGAAAGCAGAGTCAGAAGCCCGGGAATTTTCCCTGCCCAAGCCTGAAGGCGCAAAGGCCTTTGAAGTTGTCGGCATTCCTCTTAAGGACCCGGGTTTCTATGTTGTTGAGATGGAGAGTCAGATTCTCGGCGCATCGCTGCTTGGTTACCAATCGCCGCTCTTTGTGCCGACAGCAGCGCTTGTGACGAATCTGTCTGCACACTTCAAATGGGGCAGGGAATCTTCGCTGGTATGGGTCTCAACTCTGGACAAGGCAGGGCCGGTCAAGGACGCTGATATTTCGATACGCGACTGCAATGGCAGGGAAATCTGGAAGGGCAAGACCGATCTGAACGGTATTGCCTCAGTGAAAAAGCAGCTGCCCTCTGAAAGCGAACTGCCATTCTGCCAGGGGAATATCAACCACGGTGAGGCTGCATCCGCCCTGCAGGGGATCAACAGCGGACTATTCGTCTTCGCAAAGACAAAAAACGACATGACCTTTGTCCACTCGAACTGGGATGAGGGCATTGAACACTGGCGATTCAGCCTACCGGGTGCAGATTACCGGGGACCAATAAAAGCGCATACGATATTTGACCGCAGCCTGCTCAGGGCCGGTGAGACCGTTCATATGAAGCATCTCATCCGCAAGCATGTCATGTCAGGGTTTTCCCAGGTCGACGAACTGCCCAAGGCTCTTCTGATCCAGCACGACGGAAGCTCACAGCGGTATGAATTCCCGCTGAAGTGGGACAATCAGGGCATTGCTGAAACCGATTGGGAGATCCCGAGAGATGCGAAGCTCGGCATGTATGAGGTCTATTTCCTGAAGAAGCTTTCTGAAAAGAAGCGTGAGAAGACCGCGATCGGCGGTTACGAAGCAGGGGACGAATCCTATTACGTTCCTGACGGCTGGGTCTCAGGCTCTTTCAGGGTTGAGGAATTCAGAGTGCCGGTGATGAAGGCGATCATACAGCCGCCGAAAGAACCGCTTATCAGGGCGAAGCAGGCTGAATTCGATCTCTACGTGTCCTATCTTTCCGGCGGAGGATCAGGAGCGATTGCTGTCAAAATGCGGAGTCAGGTGCTGCGTAAATTTCTGAGCTACCCTGATCACGAGGATTTCATCTTCGCAAACGGCGAGGTGAAGGAGGAGATCCTGAGGAGGGGACGATACGATGCTGAGGACGAGGCACAGCGTACCAAACCGAAGATACAGACGAGAGAGCTTGTTCTGGAGAAGACCGGGAGCCTGAGGACAACGATCCCGGATCTGCCGGCAGTAAGACAGCCCCACGACATACAGACAGAGCTTGAGTTTCGGGACCCGAATGGCGAGATACAGACCGTTTCACAGAAGATACCGCTCTGGCCGTCAAACGTGAATATCGGTATCAAGCCCGATTCATGGGCAGCAGCAAAGGAGGCCTTCAAGTTCCATGTTGTTGTCCTGGATATTGCAGGCAAGCCTGCTGCTGAGCGCGATGTGAAGGTCGATCTCTTTCAGAAGAAGTTCTTCTCCCACAGGAAGAGGCTCGTGGGAGGGTTTTATTCATACGAGCATGTTTCCGAGACAAAGAAGATCAAGCAGATCTGCGAAGGCAAGACAGATGCAAAGGGACTTCTGATCTGCGAGGTGCGGTCGCCGGTAACAGGCAATGTCATCCTCCAGGCAAAGACTGCAGATGACCTTGGCAACGCCTCGGTTGCTCACAGGGAAGTCTGGATCGCAGGAAAAGGGCAGTGGTGGTTTGATGTTTCTGACCATGACAGGATCGACCTGCTGCCGGAGAAGAAACGGTATGAGCCAGGCGACACGGCAAAGTTCCAGGTGCGTATGCCGTTCAGGGATGCGACCGCACTGGTCTCTGTTGAGCGCGAAGGCATTATCGATACGTATGTGAAGAAGCTTTCCGGCGCTGCCCCGATGATCGAGGTGCCGATCAAAGATAACTATGCGCCGAATGTTTTCGTCTCTGCATTGATCGTCAGAGGCAGGGTCTCTGATATTCAGCCAACGGCAATGGTAGATCTCGGCAAGCCGGCATTTAAACTCGGCATAGCAGAGATCAACGTGGGCTGGAAGGCACATGAGCTGAACGTTTCGGTCACACCTGAGAGAGAGGTCTATAAGGTCAGGGAAAAAGCGAGGGTCCAGATCAGGGTGAAGCGGGCTGATGGAAAGGCGCTTCCCAAAAACAGCGAGGTGGCAATCGCTGCTGTCGATGAAGGTCTTCTGGAGCTGATGCCGAACCAGAGCTGGAAACTGCTCGATGCCATGATGGGCAGACGGGGTTATGAAATACATACAGCTACTGCGCAGATGCAGGTTGTCGGCAAGAGGCATTATGGCCTCAAGGCCCTGCCGCAGGGCGGCGGCGGAGGAAAACAGGCAACAAGAGAACTCTTTGACACCCTGCTGCTCTGGAAGGGAAGAGTGAAGCTCAATGAAAAGGGCGAGGCCAATGTGGAGATACCGCTCAATGACTCGCTCACTGGATTCAGGATCGTTGCTGTTGCACACAGCGGGACCGGGCTCTTCGGGACAGGCCGGGCAGGCATACGCACTACGCAGGATATCATGCTGCTTGCCGGTATTCCGCAGGTCGTGAGGGAAGGGGATCTGTATAAGGCAGGTTTCACGATCCGGAACGCCTCTGACCGGAAGATGGATATTGAGGTCAGCGGTGTAATGAAGGGCTATGAAGACAAGGTTCTTGAGCCTTTAGTCGAGACCCTTGGAGCTGGCGAGGCAAAAGACGTGGCATGGGAGATCAAGGTGCCGATGGGCATATCCGGGCTGAACTATGAGGTATCAGCAAAGGAGAAGGGCGGCACTGCGGAAGACAGCCTGAAAGTTAAACAGAAGGTTGTTGAGGCGGTCCCTGTGAGGATATTCCAGTCAACGCTTGCGCAGGTCGAAACCTTCCTAGATATGGACGTGCAGCGGCCAAAGGATTCAGTGCCGGGCAAGGGCGGGATCACGATCGCGCTCAAACCCAAAATAGCGACTGGTCTTGGCGGGGTCACCTGGTACATGAAGCAGTACCCATACACCTGCATGGAGCAGAAGACGTCAAAGGCAGTGGCGCTCAGGGATGAAGAGCTCTGGAAGAAGGTCATTGCAGAACTTCCTGCTCATCTTGACGGCGACGGCTTGGTGAAATACTTCCCGATCATGCGAAGCGGAAGCGACAGCCTTACGGCATATATGCTCGCCATATCTGATGAGGCAGGATGGCCCATACCGCAGGACATAAAAGCGAGAATGGAAGATGGGCTTAAGGGTTTTGTCGAAGGCCGCGTCATCCGGTATTCATCACTGCCCACGGCTGACCTCTCGATACGCAAGCTTTCAGCGATCGAGGCCCTCTCCAGGACCGGCAATGCTGAACCGAAGATGCTCGGTTCGATCATGCTGGAGCCGAACCTCTGGCCGACCTCTGCAGTCCTGGACTGGACGAAGCTCCTCGTCCGCATGAAGGATATTGGAGACCGTGATAAGAGGCTGAAAGAGGCTGAGCAGATCGTACGTGCACGCCTGAACTTTCAGGGCACGACCATGGGCTTTTCGACAGAGAGCACGGACAACCTCTGGTGGCTCATGCTCTCTGCTGATGTCAATGCGGTCAGGAGTGTGCTTACCTTCCTGAACAGGGATGCCTGGAAAGAGGATATGCCGCGGCTGGTGCGCGGCGCTCTGAGCAGGCAGTATAAAGGCCACTGGGGTCTGACCACGGCAAATGCCTGGGGCGTGCTTGCGATGGAGAAGTTCTCGAAAAAGTTCGAGGCAGTGCCGCTTACCGGTACAACGTCAGCTACGCTGGATCAGATCACGAGGAAGATGGACTGGACCGGAACTGACGAAGGTCTGAGCCTCAGGTTCAGCTGGCCAAAAGGCAAGGAGCTGTTGAGCATACATCATGACGGCAGGGGCAAGCCCTGGGTCATGCTCCAGAGCCTTGCCGCGATACCGCTCAAGGAGGCGCTGTCGAGCGGGTATAAGATCAAGAAAACGCTTCTCCCGATCGAGCAGAAGAACAAAGGGAAATGGTCAAAGGGCGATGTGATGAGGGTGAGGCTCGAGATAGAGGCCCAGTCAGACATGACCTGGGTTGTTGTTCAGGACCCGATACCGTCAGGAGCGAATATCCTCGGCACCGGGCTCGGCAGGGATTCGCAGATCATGACGTCGGGTGAGAAGCGTGAGGGCTGGGTATGGCCTGCATTTGAGGAACGCTCGTTCGAGGCTTTCAGGGCATATTATGAATTTGTCCCGAAAGGATCATGGACCGTTGAATACACGGTAAGGCTGAACAACAGCGGCACATTCTCCCTACCCACAACACGTGCTGAAGCGCTGTATGCTCCTGAGATGTTCGGCGAACTGCCGAACAAGAAGATCGAGGTGGTGGAATAG
- the pbpC gene encoding penicillin-binding protein 1C produces MINKSPLAPLCQRGERGKITHSLSRVLILSNVFLRWLLVWLILVACPSNSSALPTFEEVKKSYKKSDAVLLDRHGAVIHELRVDAKGRRLDWKALKEISPALIKVVLHTEDKRFYEHSGVDWKAAGAAAIKNVFSAEKRGASTITMQVAAMLDKELRPKTKKRSMAQKWDQMQAARQLEGSWKKDEILDAYLNLVTFRGELQGITSASRGLFEKDASGLDDQESVILASLIRGPNASPDAVAKRACLLAEAMRNTSTCDNLKALAAKALVGPYGVKQRTGLAPQVAQKLLKNNMTSAASTLDGGLQRFASDTLTYHLAAVRKQNVHDGAVLVVDNRTGEILAYVANSGDLSTARHLDGIIARRQAGSTLKPFLYGLAFDRQLLRPTSVLVDSPLDVPTVFGVYRPENYDNDFKGPVQARDALASSLNVPAVKTLTLVGVGAFVSKLGEVGFSQLESDEHYGFSIALGTADVTLYELVNAYRTLANRGVWSELKITPVKMKAKKRRVYSEEAAFLVSDILSDREARSLTFSLENPLATKFWTAVKTGTSKDMRDNWCIGYSERYTVGVWVGNFNGEPMWNVSGVTGAAPIWHEVMSYLHAKETSRSPKMPKDMIIQAKNERTSDARNKELAIKGTEPASLQRETTAQTESSSFMQRITYPAEGMIIALDPDIPEDQQRVFFEANRAGDHLRWRLNSREIGRASEIISWQPVPGTYTISLVDTGDAIIDSVHFMVKGN; encoded by the coding sequence ATGATCAATAAATCTCCCCTCGCCCCTCTTTGCCAAAGAGGGGAAAGAGGTAAAATAACCCACTCACTTTCACGAGTCCTTATCTTATCGAATGTTTTTTTGAGATGGCTTCTGGTTTGGCTCATTCTTGTGGCGTGCCCATCAAACAGTTCTGCCCTGCCGACGTTTGAGGAGGTAAAGAAGTCGTACAAGAAATCGGATGCTGTTCTGCTGGACAGGCACGGCGCGGTGATCCACGAGCTCAGGGTGGATGCAAAGGGAAGAAGGCTCGACTGGAAGGCACTGAAAGAGATTTCCCCTGCATTGATCAAAGTTGTTCTCCATACAGAGGACAAGCGGTTCTATGAACATAGTGGCGTTGACTGGAAGGCTGCAGGCGCCGCGGCAATAAAGAACGTCTTCTCAGCCGAGAAGCGCGGTGCGAGCACGATCACCATGCAGGTAGCTGCAATGCTCGATAAAGAGCTCAGGCCAAAGACAAAGAAGCGGAGCATGGCACAGAAATGGGACCAGATGCAGGCTGCACGTCAGCTTGAGGGTTCATGGAAAAAGGACGAGATCCTTGATGCGTACCTGAATCTCGTCACCTTCAGGGGAGAGCTCCAGGGCATCACCTCTGCTTCGAGAGGGCTTTTCGAAAAGGATGCAAGCGGTCTTGATGATCAGGAATCAGTGATCCTTGCCTCACTGATCAGGGGACCCAATGCTTCCCCGGATGCGGTTGCCAAACGTGCATGCCTTCTTGCAGAGGCCATGCGCAATACGTCAACATGCGATAATCTGAAGGCCCTTGCAGCCAAGGCCCTTGTCGGTCCCTATGGCGTGAAGCAGAGGACCGGCCTTGCCCCGCAGGTTGCGCAGAAACTCCTGAAGAACAACATGACATCAGCCGCATCAACGCTTGATGGTGGTCTTCAGCGTTTCGCATCTGATACGCTCACCTATCATCTTGCTGCAGTGAGAAAGCAGAATGTCCATGACGGGGCAGTGCTCGTTGTTGATAACAGGACAGGAGAGATACTTGCCTATGTTGCCAACAGCGGGGACCTTTCGACTGCGCGCCATCTGGACGGAATCATTGCCCGCAGGCAGGCAGGTTCAACGCTCAAGCCTTTTTTGTACGGACTTGCCTTTGACCGGCAGCTGCTGAGGCCCACATCAGTGCTCGTTGACAGCCCGCTCGATGTTCCCACGGTCTTCGGCGTGTACAGACCTGAAAACTATGACAATGACTTTAAGGGGCCTGTGCAGGCACGTGATGCACTCGCTTCATCATTAAACGTGCCTGCGGTCAAGACTCTCACGCTTGTTGGGGTTGGGGCCTTTGTGAGCAAACTGGGCGAGGTCGGATTCAGTCAGCTCGAATCTGACGAGCATTACGGTTTTTCGATCGCACTCGGCACAGCCGATGTCACTCTGTATGAACTGGTGAATGCTTACAGGACCCTGGCAAATCGCGGCGTATGGTCAGAACTGAAAATAACGCCCGTAAAGATGAAAGCTAAAAAGCGGAGGGTCTATTCTGAGGAGGCTGCTTTTCTTGTTTCTGATATATTGTCGGACAGGGAGGCGCGGAGCCTGACCTTCAGTCTTGAGAATCCCCTTGCCACAAAATTCTGGACAGCAGTGAAGACCGGAACATCCAAAGACATGCGGGACAACTGGTGCATCGGATACTCGGAAAGATACACGGTTGGCGTTTGGGTCGGCAATTTTAATGGCGAGCCCATGTGGAATGTCTCGGGCGTGACCGGTGCTGCGCCAATCTGGCATGAGGTGATGAGTTATCTTCATGCAAAGGAGACGAGCAGGTCCCCGAAGATGCCGAAAGATATGATCATACAGGCAAAGAATGAAAGAACGTCTGATGCCCGGAATAAGGAACTCGCCATCAAAGGCACTGAGCCTGCTTCCCTGCAGCGGGAAACGACTGCTCAGACAGAGTCGTCTTCGTTCATGCAGAGGATCACCTATCCGGCAGAGGGTATGATCATTGCCCTGGACCCTGATATCCCGGAAGACCAGCAGAGGGTCTTCTTTGAGGCGAACAGAGCGGGTGATCACCTCCGCTGGAGACTGAATAGCAGGGAGATAGGCCGGGCATCAGAGATAATATCCTGGCAACCTGTCCCCGGAACATATACAATATCACTGGTTGATACTGGCGATGCGATCATTGATTCAGTCCATTTCATGGTAAAAGGCAACTAA
- a CDS encoding endonuclease domain-containing protein, whose protein sequence is MLSYNKKIKQLSRNLRSNMTDTEMLLWSRLRGKQLKGLQFYRQKIIGNYIADFYCPKARLVIEVDGAQHFDLEGREQDRGRDDYMVKAGITVLRFSNTEVLGNIEAVLKMIWSKI, encoded by the coding sequence ATGCTTTCGTATAATAAGAAGATTAAACAGCTATCGAGAAACCTCAGAAGTAACATGACAGATACCGAGATGTTGCTGTGGTCAAGACTCAGAGGAAAGCAGTTAAAGGGCCTGCAGTTTTACAGACAGAAGATTATAGGCAACTACATTGCTGATTTTTATTGTCCGAAAGCAAGGCTGGTTATTGAGGTTGATGGAGCGCAGCATTTTGACTTGGAGGGACGAGAGCAAGACAGGGGAAGAGATGACTACATGGTGAAGGCAGGAATAACTGTTCTGAGATTTTCAAACACTGAGGTGTTAGGGAATATTGAAGCGGTTTTGAAAATGATTTGGAGTAAAATATGA
- the radA gene encoding DNA repair protein RadA, with protein sequence MAKTKTFFQCQSCGYGSPKWLGKCPDCNAWNSFVEEREIPSGRKGSSLQPSTKTAPVLLQAIEGISEKRISTGIQEFDRVLGGGVVAGSVILVGGDPGIGKSTLLLQAFSGLSKKTGKLLYVSGEESPQQIKMRAERLSIDSEKIILLPETSLEGILDAAIKIKPDAMVVDSIQTVYTQELLSAPGSVGQVRECAARLMLHAKRSDLPVFLVGHVTKDGSIAGPRVLEHIVDTVLYFEGDRGHSYRVLRTMKNRFGSTNEIGIFEMSDAGLREVSNPSELFLSERPQNVSGSTVVACLEGTRPLMVEIQALVSQTNFGMPRRTSIGVDFNRVNLLIAVLEKRAGLHLGGMDIFINIVGGLKIIEPAVDLGIIATIASSGREKPVEPRTCVFGEVGLSGEIRAVAQAEMRLKEAAKIGFERAVIPAGNAEKMKGKQDIEIIGVRNCDEFLKAVLR encoded by the coding sequence ATGGCAAAAACAAAGACCTTCTTCCAATGCCAATCCTGCGGATATGGCAGTCCCAAGTGGCTTGGCAAATGCCCTGACTGCAATGCATGGAACAGCTTTGTGGAGGAGCGGGAAATTCCATCAGGCCGAAAGGGGTCGTCGCTCCAGCCTTCGACAAAGACTGCGCCGGTTCTGCTCCAGGCAATAGAGGGTATTTCCGAAAAAAGGATCTCTACAGGCATACAGGAGTTCGACAGGGTATTGGGCGGCGGCGTTGTTGCAGGGTCGGTGATCCTTGTCGGCGGCGACCCTGGCATCGGCAAGTCAACGCTCCTGCTTCAGGCATTCTCAGGCCTCTCGAAAAAGACCGGAAAGCTGCTTTATGTCTCGGGCGAGGAGTCGCCCCAGCAGATAAAGATGCGGGCAGAGAGGCTTTCGATCGATTCCGAGAAGATCATCCTGCTGCCTGAAACATCACTTGAAGGCATTCTTGATGCAGCGATAAAGATAAAGCCTGATGCCATGGTGGTGGATTCGATCCAGACCGTGTACACGCAGGAGCTTCTGTCAGCCCCCGGTTCTGTGGGACAGGTGCGGGAGTGCGCTGCACGGCTCATGCTCCATGCAAAAAGATCTGATCTGCCGGTCTTCCTCGTCGGTCATGTGACGAAAGATGGCTCTATTGCCGGGCCGCGCGTGCTTGAACATATTGTGGACACGGTCCTTTATTTCGAAGGAGATCGCGGTCATTCGTATCGTGTCCTGAGGACCATGAAGAACCGCTTCGGCTCGACCAATGAGATCGGCATTTTCGAGATGTCGGATGCAGGCCTCAGGGAAGTGAGCAACCCTTCAGAGCTTTTCCTTTCAGAAAGGCCGCAGAATGTATCGGGCTCGACCGTTGTTGCCTGCCTCGAAGGCACGCGGCCGCTTATGGTCGAGATACAGGCGTTGGTGTCCCAGACAAACTTCGGCATGCCGAGGAGGACCTCGATTGGTGTTGACTTCAACAGGGTGAACCTCCTGATCGCCGTCCTTGAGAAGCGTGCCGGCCTGCATCTTGGCGGCATGGACATCTTTATCAATATTGTCGGCGGGCTGAAGATCATAGAGCCGGCAGTCGATCTGGGCATTATCGCAACCATAGCATCATCAGGCCGGGAAAAACCTGTCGAGCCGAGGACCTGCGTTTTTGGCGAGGTTGGGCTCTCAGGAGAGATCAGGGCGGTCGCACAGGCAGAAATGCGCTTGAAAGAGGCCGCAAAGATCGGGTTTGAGCGGGCTGTTATTCCGGCAGGTAATGCTGAAAAGATGAAGGGAAAACAGGACATCGAGATCATAGGAGTCAGGAACTGTGACGAATTTCTTAAAGCTGTTCTTCGTTAG
- a CDS encoding AAA family ATPase: MDYLEYFKLAEHPFSNVVDSRFYYNSPEQVQALVKLKYAIDTKKGLAVVIGNIGAGKTTLARKMLEELDEDHYEAALLVIIHSSVSSEWLFKKFAIQLGVKNVPDSKIEILSEIYRRLHEINEQGKRAVVLMDEVQMLNSAEIMEEFRGLLNMETSEGKMVNFVFFGLPDLDQVLSLDEPLKQRVAIRIRLNAYSEADTKDYIRHRLKVAGAVDQIFTDKAISMIYKYSNGVPRLINTICDNALLEGFLFKNTAVDDSIIKTVAIDLGLES, translated from the coding sequence ATGGACTATCTCGAATATTTTAAACTTGCAGAACATCCGTTTTCGAATGTCGTTGACAGCAGGTTCTACTATAACAGTCCTGAACAGGTGCAGGCACTGGTCAAACTGAAATACGCCATTGATACGAAAAAGGGTCTCGCTGTCGTGATCGGCAACATAGGCGCAGGCAAGACCACCCTCGCACGCAAGATGCTTGAGGAGCTCGATGAGGACCACTATGAAGCAGCTCTTCTCGTGATCATTCACTCCTCCGTAAGTTCGGAGTGGCTCTTTAAGAAGTTTGCGATCCAGTTAGGGGTCAAGAACGTCCCTGACAGTAAAATTGAAATACTGAGCGAGATCTACCGCAGGCTCCACGAGATCAATGAGCAGGGCAAAAGAGCGGTCGTTCTGATGGATGAAGTACAGATGCTGAACTCGGCCGAGATCATGGAGGAGTTCAGGGGCCTCTTGAATATGGAGACCTCTGAAGGCAAGATGGTCAACTTTGTTTTCTTCGGCCTGCCTGATCTCGATCAGGTACTCTCTCTCGATGAACCGCTCAAGCAGAGGGTAGCGATCAGGATAAGACTGAACGCATACTCGGAAGCGGATACCAAGGACTATATCCGGCACCGGTTAAAAGTAGCAGGCGCTGTCGACCAGATCTTCACCGACAAAGCCATATCCATGATCTACAAATATTCGAACGGCGTACCGCGGTTGATCAATACGATCTGCGACAATGCGCTCCTCGAAGGGTTCCTGTTCAAAAATACGGCAGTAGACGATTCGATCATCAAGACCGTGGCGATCGACCTTGGCCTTGAGAGCTAA